In Nissabacter sp. SGAir0207, the genomic stretch GCTCGAAGGTTTCGGCGATCACCACACGGATGCCCAGCAGGCGTGGCCCCTTCGCCGCCCAGTCACGGCTGGAGCCGGAGCCATACTCCTTGCCAGCCACCACCGCCAGCGGCACCGACTCCTGCTGGTAGCGCATCGCGGCGTCATAGATCGAGAGCTGCTCCTGTGACGGTAGGTGGCGGGTATAGCCCCCCTCCACGCCCGGCACCAGTTCATTGCGGATGCGGACGTTGGCGAAGGTGCCGCGTACCATCACCTCATAGTTGCCGCGCCGCGAGCCGTAGGAGTTGAAATCTTTTGGCTCGACGCCGTGATCCATCAGGTAGCGCCCCGCCGGGCTTTCGCGCTTGATGCTGCCGGCCGGCGAGATGTGGTCAGTGGTCACGGAGTCGCCGAGCATCGCCAGAATGCGCGCGCCCTCAATATCCTGCACTGCCTTGGGTGCCGCTTCCATGTCATCGAAGAAGGGCGAGTGGCGGATGTAGGTGGAGTCACCCTGCCAGCCGTAGGTCGGTGAGCCTTTGACATCAATCGCGCGCCAGCTCTCGTCGCCCCGGAACACCTCAGAGTACTCCTTGAGGAACATCTCGGTGCGCACCTTCTCCACCGCCTGCGCAATCTCATTGGCGCTGGGCCAGATCTCATGCAGGTAGACCGGGTTGCCCTCTTTGTCCTGCCCCAGCGGCTCCTCGCTCAGGTTGACCTTCATGTTGCCCGCCAGCGCGTAGGCCACCACCAGCGGCGGCGAGGCCAGCCAGTTGGTTTTGATCAGCGGGTGGATGCGCCCCTCGAAGTTACGGTTGCCCGAGAGCACTGCCCCGACGGTAAGATCGCCCTCTTTGATCGCCTGCTCAATCTCCCCCAGCAACGGGCCGGAGTTGCCGATGCAGGTGGTACAGCCGTAGCCCACCAAGTTGAAGCCCAGCTTGTCGAGGTAGGACATCAGCCCGGCCTTGGCCAGGTAGTTGGTCACCACCATCGAGCCGGGCGCCAGCGAGGTTTTGACCCACGGCTTGCTCACCAGCCCGCGCTCCACCGCCTTTTTCGCCAGCAGGCCAGCGGCCATCAAGATGCTGGGGTTGGAGGTGTTGGTACAGGAGGTGATGGCGGCGATCACCACCGCGCCATTCTCCAGCCTGACCTCCTGCCCGCGCAGCTGGATGTTCTCCGCTTCGCTGCCGGGGCGGCTGTTGAGATCCAGTTCGGTGGCGGCCTTGAATGCCTGCGGCACGCCGGGCAGTGACACGCGATCCTGCGGGCGTTTTGGCCCGGAGACGCTCGACTCCACGGTGCCCATGTCCAGCGACAGCGTACTGGTAAAGATCGGCTCGTCGCCCTCCAGCCGCCACAGCCCCTGCGCCCGTGTATAAGCTTCCACCAGTGCCACCTGCTCGTCGCTGCGGCCGGTCAGCTTCATGTAGCTGAGGGTCACCTCGTCCACCGGGAAGAAGCCACAGGTTGCGCCATACTCCGGTGCCATGTTGGCGATGGTGGCGCGATCCGCCAGCGGCAGATCGGCCAAACCGTCGCCGTAGAACTCCACAAACTTACCGACCACCCCATGCTTACGCAGCATCTGGGTCACGGTCAGCACCAGATCGGTGGCGGTAATGCCCTCGCGCAGCTTGCCGGTCAGCTTGAAGCCCACCACATCCGGGATCAGCATCGACACCGGCTGGCCCAGCATCGCCGCCTCCGCCTCAATGCCGCCAACGCCCCAGCCGAGTACGCCCAGACCGTTGATCATGGTGGTGTGGGAGTCGGTGCCGACCAGCGTGTCAGGATAAGCGACGCGGCCGCCCTCCTGCTCCTCATGCCAGACGGTCTGGCCGAGGTACTCCAGGTTGACCTGATGGCAGATGCCGGTGCCCGGCGGCACCACGCGGAAGCGGTTAAACGCCTGCTGCCCCCAGCGCAGGAACTGGTAGCGCTCATGGTTGCGCTCCATCTCCAGCCGGACGTTCTCATCAAAGGCACCGGGGTCGCCATACTCATCCACCGTTACCGAGTGGTCAATCACCAGATCCACCGGCGACAGCGGGTTGACCTGCTCCACCTGGCCGCCGAGGCGCTTCACTGCCTCACGCATCGCCGCCAGATCCACCACCGCTGGCACGCCGGTGAAGTCCTGCATCAACACCCGCGCCGGGCGGTAGGCGATTTCACGGTTGGCGTGGCCGCTCTTCTGCCACGCCACCATCGCCCGCAGATCCTCTTCCGTGACAGTGTCACCGTCAATGTGCCGCAACAGGTTCTCCAGCAGCACTTTCATCGATTTGGGCAACCGGGTGATATCCCCCAGCGCCGCCGAGACCGCATTCAGGCTGTAGTAGTGGTACTCGCGCTGCTGCGCCTCAAGCTTTTCCTTACTTTGCTCACGAAGATTAGACATGGCTCTCCTCCCATTTAGATTTTTCATATCGCACAACGCGCAATGGTGTGGGGTTCAGCAGGGACTCCGGACAATATCCTGTCGGGTTGTACGTCTATATTAAAGATAACACAAACATTGCGTAACGATTTGATAACAACCCTTTTTGATCAACGGCAGAGCGGCAAACCCTTGCCAGACAGGGAAAAGTAGGAGAAATGGGTGGTGCGGAGGGAGAAAAGTAGCCGGGCGCATGGCCCGGCCGGGGGATCACTTCACGGGCAGGGAGACATCCTTGAACATCGCCTCAATCTCCTCGTTGGAGCGCAGGGAGACGGCGCTGTCCACCACGTCCCGCGTCAGGTGCGGGGCGAAGCGGTGGATAAAGTCATACATATAACTGCGCAGGAAGGTGCTGCGGCGGAAGCCAATTTTAGTGGTGCTGTAGGTGAAGATGTCGCTGGCATCCACCGTGACCAGATCGGGGTCTTGTACCGGGTCCACCGCCATGCTGGCGATCACCCCGACGCCCAGCCCCAGCCGAACGTAGGTCTTGATCACGTCGGCGTCGGTGGCGGTAAAGACGATACGCGGCGTCAGGCCAGCGCGGTTGAAGGCGGTGTCCAGCTCCGAGCGGCCGGTAAAGCCAAAGGTGTAGGTAACGATCGGATAGGCCGCCAGCTCCTCAATGGTGACGTGGGATTTGCCAGCCAGCGGGTGATCCGGCTGCACCACCACCGCGCGGTTCCAGTGGTAACAGGGCAGCATCACCAGATCGTCATAGAGGTGCAGCGCCTCGGTGGCGATGGCGAAATCCGCAGTACCCTTGGAGACCGCCTCGGCAATCTGCGTTGGCGACCCTTGGTGCATATGCAGCGACACGCGCGGGTAGCGCTCAATAAAGCCCTTGATCACCGTTGGCAGGGCGTAGCGCGCCTGCGTATGGGTGGTGGCGACATAGAGCGAGCCTTTGTCCGGGTAGGTGTGCTCGCCAGCGACCGCCTTGATGGCGTCCACCTTGGAGAGCACTTCACGGGCGATGCGGATGATCTCCTGCCCGGCTGGCGTGACCTGAGTAAGGTGCTTGCCGCTACGGGCAAAGATCTGAATGCCCAGCTCATCCTCCAGCATCCGCACCTGTTTGCTGATGCCGGGCTGGGAGGTGTACAGCCCCTCAGCGGTGGAGGAGACGTTGAGGTTGTGATTGACCACTTCCACAATGTAACGAAGCTGCTGCAATTTCATATCTTTACCGTCCTAGGTTTCGCCCTGCCCCGCGGGTAGCCAGGCAAGTGAGAGGTCGCATGGTATGGCGATAACGCCGCGCGGATAAACGCCAGGGCGCAAAATGTCAGTCGATAAATAGCATATTAGAATAAAAAGCTATTTTATATAACCATTATATCGAATAGAGCGGCGATGTATAGATCCCCGGCTGGCTGACGTCACCATTTATTATCTATGGCGATTAATTTATATCGGTGCCTGATAATAGATCCACGGGCTATAAAAAAACCAGCGTTTGCACGCTGGTTTTTTTCATTGGTGGGACAAGAGGTTATTTTTTGCCTTCCACCCATTTGCCATCCACGTAGAAGGCAGACCAGCCGGTGGCTTTGCCCTCCTTCTCCGAGGAGACATACTGCTGTTTGGTTTTGCGGCTATAGCGCACCAAGGTTTTGTTGCCTTCCGGGTCAGCGACCGGCGCATCCGCCAGATAGACCAGCTTCTCTGGCAGGCGATCGCGGAAGCGGGCCAGCTCCTCCACCAGCGGCGCGCGGGTTTCGCGCGATTTCGGGAAGGTATTGGCCGCCAGGAAGACACCCGCCGCGCCGTCACGCAGCACGAAGTAGGCGTCAGACTTCTCGCACGGCAACTCTGGCAGCGGCACCGGATCCTCCTTCGGT encodes the following:
- the cysB gene encoding HTH-type transcriptional regulator CysB; the encoded protein is MKLQQLRYIVEVVNHNLNVSSTAEGLYTSQPGISKQVRMLEDELGIQIFARSGKHLTQVTPAGQEIIRIAREVLSKVDAIKAVAGEHTYPDKGSLYVATTHTQARYALPTVIKGFIERYPRVSLHMHQGSPTQIAEAVSKGTADFAIATEALHLYDDLVMLPCYHWNRAVVVQPDHPLAGKSHVTIEELAAYPIVTYTFGFTGRSELDTAFNRAGLTPRIVFTATDADVIKTYVRLGLGVGVIASMAVDPVQDPDLVTVDASDIFTYSTTKIGFRRSTFLRSYMYDFIHRFAPHLTRDVVDSAVSLRSNEEIEAMFKDVSLPVK
- the acnA gene encoding aconitate hydratase AcnA; translated protein: MSNLREQSKEKLEAQQREYHYYSLNAVSAALGDITRLPKSMKVLLENLLRHIDGDTVTEEDLRAMVAWQKSGHANREIAYRPARVLMQDFTGVPAVVDLAAMREAVKRLGGQVEQVNPLSPVDLVIDHSVTVDEYGDPGAFDENVRLEMERNHERYQFLRWGQQAFNRFRVVPPGTGICHQVNLEYLGQTVWHEEQEGGRVAYPDTLVGTDSHTTMINGLGVLGWGVGGIEAEAAMLGQPVSMLIPDVVGFKLTGKLREGITATDLVLTVTQMLRKHGVVGKFVEFYGDGLADLPLADRATIANMAPEYGATCGFFPVDEVTLSYMKLTGRSDEQVALVEAYTRAQGLWRLEGDEPIFTSTLSLDMGTVESSVSGPKRPQDRVSLPGVPQAFKAATELDLNSRPGSEAENIQLRGQEVRLENGAVVIAAITSCTNTSNPSILMAAGLLAKKAVERGLVSKPWVKTSLAPGSMVVTNYLAKAGLMSYLDKLGFNLVGYGCTTCIGNSGPLLGEIEQAIKEGDLTVGAVLSGNRNFEGRIHPLIKTNWLASPPLVVAYALAGNMKVNLSEEPLGQDKEGNPVYLHEIWPSANEIAQAVEKVRTEMFLKEYSEVFRGDESWRAIDVKGSPTYGWQGDSTYIRHSPFFDDMEAAPKAVQDIEGARILAMLGDSVTTDHISPAGSIKRESPAGRYLMDHGVEPKDFNSYGSRRGNYEVMVRGTFANVRIRNELVPGVEGGYTRHLPSQEQLSIYDAAMRYQQESVPLAVVAGKEYGSGSSRDWAAKGPRLLGIRVVIAETFERIHRSNLIGMGILPLEFPEGVTRKTLALTGEEQITIRGLQSLTPGQTVKVLFTYADGRTEEVDARCRIDTGNELTYFNNDGILHYVIRKML